A portion of the Cryptomeria japonica chromosome 5, Sugi_1.0, whole genome shotgun sequence genome contains these proteins:
- the LOC131876188 gene encoding probable E3 ubiquitin-protein ligase ARI7 encodes MEYTEGARKMEHESEDSSNTEMENESEDSSDFEMEYEPEDYEYECCEEENYWPAKKAKEKGSMKPYRVLSFRVIRGRQDKAMESVSSLCSLSQAESRILLQHFKWRVPDLLEQWFHNEQKVRKDSGLFQSYYSICMDEHFITEMKALACAHYFCNNCWMNYIQTSTRENGIGCLSLRCPQPKCGAVVDEDTVLCLITEEQNRKKYEQFLVRTYVGIMKESNGALLVGVSMLWNCRVESANAMM; translated from the coding sequence ATGGAATACACAGAAGGCGCTCGCAAAATGGAGCACGAATCAGAGGATTCCTCTAATACCGAAATGGAGAACGAATCAGAAGATTCCTCTGATTTCGAAATGGAGTACGAACCAGAAGATTACGAGTATGAATGTTGTGAAGAGGAAAACTACTGGCCAGCGAAGAAGGCAAAAGAGAAGGGTAGCATGAAGCCTTACAGAGTTTTGAGCTTTCGAGTCATCCGTGGACGACAGGACAAGGCCATGGAGTCTGTTTCATCCCTTTGTAGTTTATCTCAAGCCGAGTCAAGGATTCTCCTGCAACATTTCAAGTGGAGAGTTCCAGATCTGCTGGAACAATGGTTTCACAACGAGCAGAAAGTGCGAAAAGATTCAGGGCTGTTTCAATCATACTATTCGATCTGCATGGATGAGCACTTCATTACTGAAATGAAAGCCCTTGCTTGTGCCCATTATTTCTGTAACAACTGTTGGATGAACTACATTCAGACGTCAACTAGGGAAAATGGTATCGGGTGCCTCAGTTTAAGATGTCCTCAGCCAAAATGTGGGGCTGTTGTGGACGAAGACACTGTGCTCTGTTTGATTACAGAGGAACAGAACAGAAAAAAATATGAGCAATTTCTTGTTAGAACTTATGTTggaataatgaaagaatcaaatggTGCCCTGCTCGTGGGTGTGAGTATGCTGTGGAATTGCAGAGTGGAATCAGCCAATGCTATGATGTGA